In Amycolatopsis methanolica 239, a single genomic region encodes these proteins:
- a CDS encoding cation:proton antiporter — MEHTALALIELGAVFFVLGVLGRLAGKIGLSPIPLYLLGGLAFGQGGLIPLGDIGDFTHLASEIGVVLLLLLLGLEYSAAELFTGLKRSWMAGLLDIVLNAAPGAAVALLLGWGPIGAIVMAGVTYISSSGIIAKVLGDLGRLGNRETPVVLSILVFEDLAMALYLPILTALLGGVSFLGGLEAVGISLLVITVVLVIALKYGRYVSAIVDSDDREVFLLKVLGAALLVAGLASAMQVSAAVGAFLLGIAISGSTAHNATRLLEPLRDLFAAVFFVVFGLNTNPASIPPVLGWAVLLAVVTTLTKVATGWWAARRQGVGKLGRARAGAALVARGEFSIVIAGLAVSAGAVVDELAALATAYVLLMAILGPIAARVVEPLAKGLQRRRGHGHEPATSSAG, encoded by the coding sequence TTGGAGCACACCGCACTGGCCCTGATCGAACTCGGGGCCGTCTTCTTCGTGCTCGGCGTCCTGGGGCGCCTCGCCGGGAAGATCGGCCTCTCCCCCATTCCGCTCTACCTCCTCGGCGGCCTCGCCTTCGGGCAGGGCGGCCTCATCCCGCTCGGCGACATCGGCGACTTCACGCACCTGGCCAGCGAGATCGGCGTCGTGCTGCTGCTGTTGCTGCTGGGCCTGGAGTACTCCGCGGCCGAGCTGTTCACCGGGCTGAAACGCTCGTGGATGGCGGGCCTGCTGGACATCGTGCTCAACGCCGCGCCCGGCGCGGCCGTCGCGCTGCTGCTCGGCTGGGGCCCCATCGGCGCCATCGTGATGGCCGGCGTCACCTACATCTCGTCGTCCGGGATCATCGCGAAGGTCCTCGGCGACCTCGGCCGCCTCGGTAACCGGGAAACCCCGGTGGTGCTGTCGATCCTGGTGTTCGAGGACCTGGCGATGGCGCTGTACCTGCCGATCCTGACCGCGCTGCTGGGCGGCGTCAGCTTCCTCGGCGGCCTGGAGGCCGTCGGGATCTCGCTGCTGGTGATCACCGTCGTGCTGGTGATCGCGCTGAAGTACGGCCGGTACGTGTCGGCGATCGTGGACTCCGACGACCGCGAGGTGTTCCTGCTCAAGGTGCTCGGCGCGGCGCTGCTGGTGGCCGGGCTCGCGTCGGCGATGCAGGTGTCCGCCGCGGTCGGCGCGTTCCTGCTCGGCATCGCGATCTCCGGCTCGACCGCCCACAACGCCACGCGGCTGCTGGAGCCGCTGCGGGACCTGTTCGCCGCGGTGTTCTTCGTGGTGTTCGGGCTGAACACCAACCCCGCGTCCATCCCGCCGGTGCTCGGCTGGGCCGTGCTGCTCGCGGTGGTGACCACGCTGACGAAGGTGGCGACCGGCTGGTGGGCCGCGCGGCGTCAGGGCGTCGGCAAGCTGGGCCGCGCCCGCGCCGGAGCCGCGCTGGTGGCGCGGGGCGAGTTCTCGATCGTCATCGCCGGGCTGGCCGTCTCCGCCGGCGCGGTGGTCGACGAGCTGGCCGCGCTGGCGACCGCGTACGTGCTGCTGATGGCGATCCTCGGCCCCATCGCGGCCCGCGTGGTCGAGCCGCTCGCGAAGGGCCTGCAGCGGCGGCGCGGACACGGCCACGAGCCGGCGACGTCCAGCGCGGGCTGA
- a CDS encoding cation:proton antiporter regulatory subunit — protein MNVEVTPLPGIGVRKDFATRNGRRIGVVTHRDGQIELIVSKSDDPDACLASLPLTADEAGALANLLGAPQLVAQLTEEHREVPGINTKQLPIKANSPFDGRTLGDTAMRTRTGVSVVAVMRAGQVHPSPTPDFTFTAGDVLVAVGTSEGLEGALKILKNG, from the coding sequence GTGAACGTGGAAGTAACGCCCCTACCGGGCATCGGTGTGCGGAAGGACTTCGCGACCCGGAACGGCCGCCGCATCGGCGTGGTCACGCACCGGGACGGGCAGATCGAGCTGATCGTGTCCAAGTCCGACGACCCCGACGCGTGCCTGGCGTCCCTGCCCCTGACCGCCGACGAGGCCGGCGCGCTGGCCAACCTGCTCGGCGCGCCGCAACTGGTCGCGCAGCTCACCGAGGAGCACCGCGAGGTCCCCGGAATCAACACCAAGCAGCTGCCCATCAAGGCCAACTCCCCGTTCGACGGCCGCACCCTCGGCGACACGGCGATGCGGACCCGGACCGGCGTGTCCGTGGTCGCCGTCATGCGCGCCGGCCAGGTGCACCCTTCCCCCACCCCGGACTTCACGTTCACCGCCGGTGACGTGCTGGTCGCGGTCGGCACGTCGGAAGGCCTGGAGGGCGCCCTCAAGATCCTGAAGAACGGCTGA
- the cmk gene encoding (d)CMP kinase → MVALDGPSGTGKTTVARKLAGRLSAGYLDTGAMYRVVTLAVLRAGVDPADGPAVAELARTTDFALGTDPSAPSVHLAGEDVAAEIRGAEVNHAVSPVSAVPEVRELLVARQRRIIGEVLDEIGGIVVEGRDIGTVVTPDAPLKVYLTADPAVRAARRSAQDTAAGRQSSQAEALASVDRRDRLDSTRAVAPLKAADDAVHLDTTELSIDQVLVALSELASQRGLLGTCAQVTR, encoded by the coding sequence GTGGTCGCTCTGGACGGACCCTCGGGAACCGGGAAGACCACGGTGGCGCGCAAGCTCGCCGGGCGCCTGTCGGCCGGCTACCTCGACACCGGCGCGATGTACCGGGTGGTGACGCTGGCCGTGCTGCGTGCGGGGGTCGACCCGGCCGACGGTCCCGCGGTCGCGGAACTGGCCCGGACCACCGACTTCGCCCTGGGCACCGACCCGTCGGCGCCGAGCGTCCACCTGGCCGGTGAGGACGTGGCGGCCGAGATCCGCGGCGCCGAGGTCAACCACGCGGTGTCGCCGGTGTCGGCGGTGCCCGAGGTGCGTGAGCTGCTGGTCGCGCGGCAGCGGCGGATCATCGGCGAGGTGCTGGACGAGATCGGCGGCATCGTCGTCGAGGGCCGCGACATCGGCACGGTCGTCACGCCGGACGCCCCGCTCAAGGTCTACCTGACCGCGGACCCGGCGGTGCGGGCCGCGCGCCGCAGCGCTCAGGACACCGCCGCCGGGCGGCAGAGCAGCCAGGCCGAGGCGCTGGCGTCGGTCGACCGGCGGGACCGGCTCGATTCGACGCGGGCCGTGGCGCCGCTGAAGGCCGCCGACGACGCGGTGCACCTGGACACCACCGAGCTGTCCATCGACCAGGTGCTCGTCGCCCTGTCCGAGCTGGCGAGCCAGCGCGGCCTGCTGGGCACGTGCGCGCAGGTCACGCGGTGA
- a CDS encoding lysophospholipid acyltransferase family protein — MSPAGLPDGASARLHDTARFVGTHLFKPAYRLRIRGLERVPKTGPVLVVANHSSMVEPQIIFGMLPRRSVFLVKEEMFTGAVGWFLRRIGQVPVRRGEPDRAPLLTTANVLKSGGLVAVFPEGTRGEGDVTSAERGAAWLVRASGAVVLPIAVRGTRRPAGSGRRFRPRVDILVGEPFPLEVGRGRAGLDEATGRLRDELAGLVRTLDEWRAAQGEPVRGKKAEL; from the coding sequence GTGAGCCCTGCCGGTCTTCCGGACGGCGCGTCGGCCCGGCTGCACGACACCGCCCGGTTCGTGGGGACGCATCTGTTCAAGCCGGCCTACCGGCTGCGGATCCGCGGGCTGGAGCGCGTGCCGAAGACCGGGCCGGTGCTGGTGGTGGCCAACCACAGCTCGATGGTCGAGCCGCAGATCATCTTCGGAATGTTGCCGCGCCGTTCGGTGTTCCTCGTCAAGGAGGAGATGTTCACCGGGGCGGTCGGGTGGTTCCTCCGGCGCATCGGACAGGTGCCGGTGCGCCGGGGCGAACCCGACCGGGCGCCCCTGCTGACCACGGCGAACGTGCTCAAGAGCGGCGGGCTGGTCGCGGTGTTCCCGGAGGGGACCCGCGGCGAGGGGGACGTGACCAGTGCCGAGCGCGGCGCGGCCTGGCTGGTCCGGGCCTCCGGCGCGGTGGTCCTGCCGATCGCGGTGCGTGGGACGCGGCGTCCCGCGGGCAGCGGGCGGCGGTTCCGGCCCCGGGTCGACATCCTGGTGGGCGAGCCGTTCCCGCTCGAGGTCGGCCGCGGCCGGGCCGGGCTGGACGAGGCGACCGGGCGGCTGCGGGACGAACTCGCGGGCCTGGTCCGCACCCTCGACGAATGGCGTGCAGCGCAGGGCGAGCCCGTGCGCGGGAAGAAAGCGGAGTTATGA
- the der gene encoding ribosome biogenesis GTPase Der: MTELDGTWSDEAEFTALDSQADDTASEEEAELSQPVLAVVGRPNVGKSTLVNRILGRREAVVQDTPGVTRDRVAYDAQWSGRRFTVVDTGGWEPSATGLQAAVAAQAELAMNTADAVLVVVDASVGATATDEAVAKVLRRSKRPVLLAANKVDDERLLSDVASLWSLGLGEPHAVSALHGRSSGDLLDAIIKVLPEAPREREAVTGPRRVALVGKPNVGKSSLLNKLTGEQRSVVDSVAGTTVDPVDSLVELDGQVWRFVDTAGLRKRVHTASGTEYYASLRTKAAIDSSEVVIVLLDASEPLSEQDLRVLTSVVESGRACVLALNKWDLVDEDRRHQLEKELDRGLVRVTWAERVNISALTGRSVRKLAPALRTALASWDQRVPTGQLNSWLSELIAATPPPVRGGKQPKVLFATQAGIRPPTLVLFTTGFLEAGYRRFIERKFRERFGFAGSPVRINVRVREKKPRPGKKGK, encoded by the coding sequence ATGACGGAGCTTGACGGGACCTGGTCGGACGAGGCGGAGTTCACCGCGCTCGACAGCCAGGCCGACGACACGGCGTCCGAGGAGGAAGCCGAGCTGAGCCAGCCCGTGCTGGCCGTCGTCGGGCGCCCGAACGTGGGCAAGTCCACCCTGGTGAACCGGATCCTCGGCCGCCGCGAGGCGGTCGTGCAGGACACGCCCGGCGTGACCCGGGACAGGGTGGCCTACGACGCGCAGTGGTCCGGCCGCCGGTTCACCGTGGTCGACACGGGCGGCTGGGAGCCGAGCGCGACCGGGCTGCAGGCCGCCGTCGCGGCGCAGGCCGAGCTGGCGATGAACACCGCGGACGCGGTGCTGGTCGTGGTGGACGCCTCGGTCGGCGCGACCGCGACCGACGAGGCGGTGGCGAAGGTGCTGCGCCGGTCCAAGCGGCCGGTGCTGCTGGCGGCCAACAAGGTCGACGATGAGCGGCTGCTGTCCGACGTGGCCTCGCTGTGGTCGCTCGGCCTCGGCGAGCCGCACGCGGTGAGCGCCCTGCACGGCCGCAGCTCGGGCGACCTGCTCGACGCGATCATCAAGGTGCTGCCCGAGGCCCCGCGCGAGCGTGAGGCCGTCACCGGGCCGCGCCGCGTCGCGCTGGTCGGCAAGCCGAACGTGGGCAAGTCCAGCCTGCTCAACAAGCTCACCGGCGAGCAGCGGTCCGTCGTGGACTCGGTCGCGGGCACCACGGTCGACCCGGTCGACTCGCTGGTGGAGCTGGACGGCCAGGTGTGGCGGTTCGTCGACACCGCGGGCCTGCGCAAGCGCGTGCACACCGCGAGCGGCACCGAGTACTACGCGTCGCTGCGCACCAAGGCGGCCATCGACTCCTCCGAGGTCGTCATCGTCCTGCTGGACGCCAGCGAGCCGCTGTCCGAACAGGACCTGCGCGTGCTGACGTCCGTGGTGGAGTCCGGCCGCGCGTGCGTGCTGGCGCTGAACAAGTGGGACCTCGTCGACGAGGACCGCCGCCACCAGCTGGAGAAGGAGCTCGACCGCGGCCTGGTGCGCGTCACCTGGGCCGAGCGGGTCAACATCTCCGCGCTCACCGGGCGTTCGGTGCGCAAGCTCGCGCCTGCGCTGCGGACCGCGCTCGCCTCGTGGGACCAGCGGGTCCCGACCGGGCAGCTGAACTCGTGGCTGTCCGAGCTGATCGCGGCCACCCCGCCGCCGGTGCGTGGCGGCAAGCAGCCCAAGGTGCTGTTCGCGACCCAGGCCGGCATCCGCCCGCCGACGCTGGTGCTGTTCACCACCGGGTTCCTCGAGGCCGGGTACCGCCGCTTCATCGAGCGGAAGTTCCGCGAGCGCTTCGGTTTCGCGGGCAGCCCGGTGCGCATCAACGTGCGGGTGCGGGAAAAGAAGCCGCGGCCCGGCAAGAAGGGCAAGTGA